A stretch of the Amia ocellicauda isolate fAmiCal2 chromosome 10, fAmiCal2.hap1, whole genome shotgun sequence genome encodes the following:
- the tshz1 gene encoding teashirt homolog 1, which translates to MPRRKQQAPRRAAAYVPEEELKAAEIDEENLQDDGLSLDAQDNEFPCNEEEEESKDAPSYQNSPLSTATNQDAGYASPLSDTSDRLADFKSTSSKDGHEKEEATGTDNGLSIQDSLAQMKAVYANLISESSWSSIAMDIMKTKQVSASTSSSGSSHNGSSSNNNNNNNTTTTTTTTNNNNNSTSNGGGIAYDWHQAALAKTLQQTPYSLLPEPSLFSTVQLYRQNSKLYGSVFTGASKFRCKDCSAAYDTLVGLTVHMNETGHYRDDNKDKEEDSGKKWSKPRKRSLMEMEGKEDAQKVLKCMYCGHSFESLQDLSVHMIKTKHYQKVPLKEPVPALTSKLVPSTKKRALQDLVSPCSPESISSTPGVPMGEPTKDQKTANPYVTPNNRYGYQNGASYTWQFEARKAQILKCMECGSSHDTLQQLTAHMMVTGHFLKVTNSASKKGKQLVFDPVVEEKIQSIPLPPTTTRLPVPNIKSQPDSPAHSSGSEEKRELEEEKMEVIEPQKKIKEEKEEPGEKTETNMPYKYLREEDLEETPKGGIDILKSLENTVSSAISKAQNGTPTWGGYPSIHAAYQLQGSAKSALSNVQSVQVQPSYNNNMKAMSCDQASALIHSPGSTSPPIHKSNVSAMEELVEKVTGKISAKKEEKLLEKGKPVLIKAPSPPAVENKDSPKPDDLSSKPVMKNNIVEAEPAKMQKESSADNHIKNGTEALKSPVRNGCNTLGIITDHSPEQPFVNPLSALQSIMNTHLGKASKPVSPVLDPLAMLYKISNSMLEKPIYPPTQVKQTESINRYYYESNDQPIDLTKSKNSNGNTNTTTNSNNSNNNNNNSSNSSSSSRPILSSLSESISSPLRENALMDISDMVKNLTGRLTPKSSTPSSISEKSDADGSAFEDALEELSPVQKRKGRQSNWNPQHLLILQAQFASSLRETPEGKYIMTDLGPQERVHICKFTGLSMTTISHWLANVKYQLRRTGGTKFLKNIDSGQPVFLCNDCASQFRTPSTYINHLESHLGFSLKDLSKLSIDHIREQQAVSKVISDKTFGSLGLSEDDSGSIFQCKLCNRTFASKHAVKLHLSKTHGKSPEDHLVYVTELEKLEKQ; encoded by the coding sequence CTTATGTGCCGGAGGAGGAGCTCAAGGCTGCAGAAATAGATGAAGAAAACCTACAGGATGATGGACTCTCTCTAGATGCCCAGGACAATGAGTTCCCCTgcaatgaggaggaggaggaaagcaAAGATGCCCCCAGCTATCAGAACTCCCCCCTTAGCACTGCGACTAATCAGGATGCGGGGTATGCATCTCCCCTCAGTGACACCAGTGATAGGCTGGCAGACTTCAAGAGCACTTCCTCGAAAGATGGCCATGAGAAAGAAGAGGCCACTGGTACGGACAATGGCCTGTCCATTCAGGATAGCCTGGCGCAGATGAAAGCCGTTTATGCAAACTTGATCTCAGAGTCTTCTTGGTCTAGCATTGCCATGGATATAATGAAAACCAAGCAGGTGAGCGCCAGCACCAGTAGCAGTGGAAGCAGCCATAACggaagcagcagcaacaacaacaacaacaacaacaccaccaccaccaccaccaccaccaacaacaacaacaacagcactaGTAATGGTGGAGGAATAGCCTATGACTGGCACCAAGCTGCGCTGGCTAAAACATTGCAGCAGACCCCTTACAGTCTCCTTCCTGAGCCCAGCCTGTTCAGTACAGTGCAGCTTTACAGGCAGAACAGTAAACTGTACGGCTCTGTGTTTACCGGTGCAAGCAAGTTCCGGTGTAAGGACTGCAGTGCAGCGTATGATACACTTGTGGGTCTCACTGTACACATGAATGAGACGGGACACTATCGTGACGACAACAAAGACAAAGAGGAGGACAGCGGAAAGAAATGGTCAAAGCCCAGGAAACGCTCCTTGATGGAGATGGAAGGAAAGGAGGATGCACAGAAAGTGCTTAAGTGTATGTACTGTGGGCATTCCTTTGAGTCCTTGCAAGACCTGAGTGTCCACATGATCAAAACAAAGCATTACCAGAAAGTGCCTCTTAAAGAACCAGTGCCAGCCCTCACCTCTAAGCTGGTCCCCTCTACCAAAAAACGAGCACTTCAGGACTTGGTTTCCCCCTGCTCCCCAGAGTCTATAAGCAGCACGCCAGGTGTTCCAATGGGTGAGCCTACAAAAGACCAGAAAACAGCTAATCCTTATGTGACGCCAAACAATCGCTATGGCTATCAAAATGGTGCCAGCTACACTTGGCAGTTTGAGGCCCGCAAGGCCCAAATTCTGAAATGCATGGAGTGTGGGAGTTCACATGACACCCTTCAGCAGTTGACAGCTCACATGATGGTCACAGGACATTTTCTTAAAGTGACCAACTCTGCTTCGAAAAAGGGAAAGCAACTGGTCTTTGACCCAGTGGTGGAGGAAAAGATTCAGTCTATCCCTCTGCCTCCCACAACTACGAGGCTGCCCGTGCCGAATATCAAGTCACAGCCAGATTCCCCTGCCCATTCATCTGGTTCTGAGGAGAAGAGAGAGCTAGAAGAGGAGAAGATGGAAGTCATTGAACCACAGAAGAAAATCAAGGAGGAGAAGGAAGAGCCAGGAGAGAAGACCGAGACTAACATGCCGTATAAATATCTCAGAGAGGAGGATTTAGAAGAGACTCCAAAAGGAGGGATAGATATTCTGAAATCCTTGGAAAACACAGTGTCCAGTGCAATCAGCAAGGCCCAAAATGGCACCCCTACCTGGGGGGGTTACCCCAGCATTCATGCCGCTTACCAGCTCCAGGGGTCTGCAAAATCTGCACTGTCCAATGTGCAGAGTGTTCAAGTGCAGCCTTCTTATAACAACAACATGAAAGCGATGTCATGTGACCAGGCATCTGCATTGATCCACTCCCCTGGGAGCACATCACCTCCCATCCACAAAAGCAATGTCTCTGCCATGGAGGAGCTGGTTGAAAAGGTTACGGGGAAAATATCAGCAAAGAAAGAGGAGAAACTTTTGGAAAAAGGGAAGCCTGTCTTGATCAAAGCCCCTTCTCCCCCTGCAGTAGAGAATAAAGACTCGCCTAAGCCAGACGACCTGAGCAGCAAGCCAGTGATGAAGAACAATATTGTGGAGGCAGAGCCTGCAAAGATGCAAAAAGAGAGTTCAGCAGATAATCACATCAAAAATGGTACAGAGGCCCTGAAATCACCAGTCAGAAATGGTTGCAACACATTGGGAATCATTACAGACCATTCACCAGAACAGCCTTTTGTTAACCCCCTTAGTGCATTGCAATCCATTATGAACACTCATCTAGGCAAAGCATCCAAGCCAGTTAGTCCAGTCTTGGACCCCTTGGCTATGCTGTACAAAATTAGCAACAGCATGTTAGAAAAGCCCATCTATCCCCCAACTCAGGTCAAGCAAACAGAGTCCATCAACAGGTATTACTATGAAAGCAATGACCAGCCTATAGACTTGACAAAATCCAAAAACAGCAATGGGAAtacaaacaccaccaccaacagcaACAAtagcaacaataacaacaacaacagcagtaacagcagtagcagcagcagacCCATCCTTTCTAGTTTGTCGGAATCCATTTCATCTCCATTGCGGGAGAACGCACTGATGGACATTTCTGACATGGTCAAAAACCTCACTGGACGCTTGACACCCAAGTCTTCGACACCATCATCCATTTCTGAGAAGTCAGATGCCGACGGAAGCGCGTTCGAGGACGCCTTAGAGGAGTTGTCTCCAGTTCAGAAACGGAAGGGCCGGCAGTCTAACTGGAATCCCCAGCATCTCCTAATTCTCCAGGCACAGTTCGCCTCCAGTCTGAGGGAAACCCCAGAGGGGAAGTACATTATGACTGACCTGGGCCCACAAGAGCGGGTCCACATTTGCAAATTCACTGGTCTTTCCATGACCACCATAAGCCATTGGCTGGCCAACGTTAAGTATCAGTTGAGGCGGACAGGTGGAACGAAGTTCCTAAAGAATATAGATTCTGGTCAACCAGTGTTCCTTTGCAATGACTGTGCCTCTCAGTTCAGGACTCCCTCCACTTACATAAACCACTTAGAGTCGCATTTAGGCTTCAGCTTGAAGGACCTGTCAAAGTTGTCAATAGATCACATACGGGAGCAGCAGGCTGTTTCAAAGGTGATATCCGATAAGACATTTGGCTCACTCGGGCTCTCCGAGGATGACTCTGGATCCATATTCCAGTGTAAGCTGTGCAACCGAACTTTCGCCAGCAAACATGCAGTAAAACTGCACCTTAGCAAAACACATGGCAAGTCACCAGAGGACCATTTGGTGTATGTCACTGAACTAGAAAAGCTAGAGAAACAGTAG